A genomic stretch from Candidatus Methanomethylicota archaeon includes:
- a CDS encoding plasma-membrane proton-efflux P-type ATPase — protein sequence MTELKNKGYVTHDFQKMTVEETANLLKTDLNVGLKQSDAEDRLKQYGYNEIPEKKVHPLIIFAKKFWGLTAWMLEAIIILSLILGKYTDLYTVTALLFLNSILSFIQEQRSSKALELLKSRLQVNVRVLRDGTWKIIPSRELVPGDVIRIRAGDFVQADVKVAVGEVWVDQSALTGESMDVEKKTGDIIYSGSIVRRGEATGIVILTGVKTYFGKIVQLVQIARPKLHSEEVISKVLRWLLVIVVLLLGVATVFSIIEGINLLEIIPLMLVLLLGAVPVALPAMFTVSMAVGSMELVKRGVLVTRLNATEDAANMDILCVDKTGTITLNKTSVVDATPFGKYSKEEVILYGALASQEANQDPIDLAFINAAKQRNIPINNFQQKSFTPFDPKTRRTEALVSDGNMEFKVVKGAVHVITELCGLSGNSLKVVDEEVNELTHRGYRTIAVAKSTGNGSFELVGLAALYDPPRPDAKELIQKLKSLGISVKMMTGDALPIAKKVAMEVGLGDDIVRASELKELIKDDPSKAADIAEKCSGFAEVYPEDKYLIVKSLQERKHIVGMTGDGVNDAPALKQAEVGIAVANATDVAKKASSVVLTSEGLLGMLNLVVIGRSVFERVNTWILNKVSRTVLKTVFVVFAFLLIGKYPISSSAMLLMMFMTDFMKISLATDNVRWPSKPCKWNINKIVKTAAILGILMVLEAFGLLFIGIKFFNILSDQQTLYMFSFQTLVLFAIFSIFVVRERGYFWQSMPGKALLTASLADMALAISIALIGIPGLKPLPPNLTLLILGYSLLFSLIINDIVKCNLLKSLF from the coding sequence TTGACTGAGCTCAAAAATAAGGGTTATGTAACACATGACTTTCAAAAGATGACAGTGGAGGAAACTGCGAATCTTCTGAAGACAGATTTAAACGTAGGCTTGAAGCAGAGCGACGCTGAAGATAGGTTAAAGCAATATGGTTATAATGAAATCCCTGAAAAGAAGGTTCACCCCCTCATAATATTTGCTAAGAAGTTTTGGGGTTTAACCGCTTGGATGCTTGAAGCCATAATCATACTCTCATTAATACTCGGGAAATACACAGACCTATATACGGTAACAGCCCTACTATTCTTGAATTCGATTTTAAGCTTTATCCAGGAGCAGAGGAGCTCTAAGGCACTAGAACTCCTAAAAAGTAGGCTACAAGTAAACGTGAGAGTTTTAAGGGATGGCACTTGGAAGATTATCCCCTCAAGGGAGCTGGTACCAGGGGATGTTATTAGAATTAGAGCTGGAGACTTCGTTCAAGCTGATGTCAAAGTTGCAGTAGGTGAAGTTTGGGTTGATCAATCAGCATTAACCGGAGAATCCATGGATGTTGAGAAGAAAACTGGCGACATAATATATTCAGGCTCCATTGTAAGAAGGGGTGAAGCCACAGGGATAGTTATACTTACAGGAGTTAAAACATATTTTGGCAAAATAGTACAGCTCGTTCAAATCGCACGCCCAAAACTACATTCAGAAGAAGTTATATCCAAAGTTCTCAGATGGCTTCTAGTTATAGTTGTATTACTATTGGGTGTAGCCACAGTATTCTCCATAATTGAGGGAATAAACTTGTTGGAGATCATACCACTAATGCTTGTGCTACTGCTAGGCGCTGTACCAGTCGCTTTACCAGCCATGTTCACAGTCAGCATGGCTGTAGGCTCCATGGAACTTGTTAAGAGGGGAGTACTGGTAACTAGACTCAACGCAACTGAGGATGCTGCCAACATGGACATTCTATGCGTCGATAAGACGGGTACAATAACATTGAACAAAACCTCCGTAGTCGATGCAACGCCCTTCGGAAAATATAGTAAAGAGGAAGTTATCCTCTATGGAGCATTAGCATCACAAGAAGCAAATCAAGACCCAATAGACTTAGCTTTCATAAATGCAGCCAAGCAGAGGAACATACCCATCAACAATTTCCAACAGAAATCCTTCACACCATTCGACCCTAAAACCCGTAGAACTGAAGCACTAGTATCCGATGGAAACATGGAATTTAAAGTTGTTAAGGGGGCAGTCCACGTGATCACCGAATTATGCGGGTTAAGCGGAAATAGCTTAAAAGTCGTCGATGAAGAAGTCAATGAACTCACGCATAGAGGTTATAGGACGATCGCTGTAGCCAAATCAACTGGAAATGGATCCTTCGAACTTGTTGGATTAGCTGCACTATACGATCCACCTAGACCAGACGCCAAAGAACTCATTCAAAAACTTAAAAGCTTGGGAATCTCCGTGAAAATGATGACTGGCGATGCATTACCAATTGCTAAGAAGGTGGCAATGGAAGTTGGACTTGGAGATGATATAGTAAGGGCTTCAGAACTTAAAGAGTTAATTAAAGATGATCCTTCAAAGGCTGCAGATATAGCTGAGAAATGCAGTGGATTCGCTGAAGTATATCCGGAAGATAAGTATCTCATCGTGAAGAGCCTCCAAGAGAGGAAGCATATAGTTGGAATGACTGGCGACGGCGTGAACGATGCGCCAGCATTAAAACAAGCTGAAGTTGGCATAGCTGTTGCAAATGCAACGGACGTCGCTAAGAAGGCTTCAAGCGTTGTCTTAACAAGCGAGGGGTTGTTGGGGATGCTCAACCTAGTTGTAATAGGCAGATCGGTATTTGAGAGGGTAAATACTTGGATTTTAAATAAGGTAAGTAGGACTGTTCTGAAAACTGTTTTTGTAGTTTTCGCTTTCCTATTAATAGGGAAGTATCCCATATCATCATCAGCTATGCTCCTAATGATGTTTATGACGGACTTCATGAAGATATCCCTAGCAACAGATAATGTTAGGTGGCCTAGCAAGCCCTGCAAATGGAACATAAATAAAATTGTAAAGACAGCTGCTATACTAGGTATACTCATGGTCTTAGAGGCATTCGGCCTACTCTTCATAGGCATAAAATTCTTCAACATACTATCAGACCAGCAAACCCTATACATGTTCAGCTTCCAGACACTTGTCCTATTTGCAATATTCTCAATATTTGTAGTAAGGGAGAGGGGATACTTCTGGCAATCCATGCCTGGAAAAGCTCTTTTAACAGCCTCATTAGCTGATATGGCATTAGCAATCTCAATAGCACTCATCGGCATACCTGGTTTAAAGCCACTTCCACCAAACCTCACCCTCCTAATACTAGGCTACTCCCTACTATTCTCACTGATAATCAACGATATCGTCAAATGCAACCTCCTGAAAAGTTTATTTTAA
- a CDS encoding ATP-binding cassette domain-containing protein, whose protein sequence is MDYAVSTHNLTKVYEGKVKALNGVNLKVEPGKIFALLGPNGAGKTTLMRILTTQIKPTSGEAYVFGLNVVRDGAKIRQLIGYVPQEMSVWTDISGYENLLIYAKIYGIPPSKRNELIWSVLEEMGLKEYANNLVRTYSGGMIRRLECACALLIKPKILFLDEPTIGLDPSARKAVWEKLTAFKKEYNATIFFNTHYMDEADLYADEIAIINGGRIVASGTSESLKHTLGGEIISLEVENSEYSLKALETLKMNNVISDVIVSESEVNILTQDAESSLPKIMEALRVNKVLVKRVSINKPTLDDVFLKYAGIRIETAERISNVRQMRRMIRRG, encoded by the coding sequence ATGGATTATGCTGTGAGCACCCACAATTTAACTAAGGTTTATGAGGGTAAAGTTAAAGCTTTGAATGGCGTCAACTTGAAGGTTGAGCCAGGCAAGATTTTTGCACTCTTAGGGCCAAATGGAGCTGGTAAGACAACTTTAATGAGAATTTTGACAACCCAAATTAAACCAACATCAGGTGAAGCCTACGTTTTCGGGCTAAACGTCGTTCGCGATGGCGCTAAAATTAGACAACTCATCGGCTACGTTCCACAGGAAATGAGCGTTTGGACAGATATAAGTGGATATGAAAATCTACTCATATACGCTAAGATTTATGGCATTCCACCAAGCAAGAGGAATGAACTCATATGGAGTGTTTTGGAGGAGATGGGTTTAAAGGAGTATGCCAACAACCTTGTAAGGACATATTCCGGTGGAATGATTAGGAGACTTGAATGTGCATGCGCCCTACTAATCAAACCAAAAATTCTATTCCTAGATGAACCAACAATAGGTTTAGATCCATCAGCTAGGAAAGCTGTATGGGAAAAGTTGACAGCATTCAAGAAGGAGTATAATGCAACGATCTTCTTCAACACACATTACATGGATGAAGCAGACCTATATGCAGATGAAATAGCAATAATTAATGGGGGGAGAATAGTGGCCTCAGGAACCTCTGAAAGCCTTAAACATACCCTTGGAGGGGAGATAATTTCCCTTGAAGTGGAAAATTCAGAATACAGCTTAAAAGCCCTAGAAACCCTTAAGATGAATAACGTCATCAGCGATGTAATCGTAAGCGAGAGTGAGGTGAACATATTAACTCAAGATGCCGAATCCTCCCTACCTAAAATCATGGAAGCTCTTAGAGTCAACAAAGTTCTAGTTAAGAGGGTTTCCATAAATAAGCCAACATTAGACGATGTCTTCTTAAAATATGCTGGTATCAGAATTGAAACTGCTGAGAGGATTAGCAATGTTAGACAGATGAGGAGGATGATTAGGAGGGGGTAG
- a CDS encoding gamma-glutamyl-gamma-aminobutyrate hydrolase family protein, with protein MKPMVGITASHDWSRGTYMMGEAYVKSVELAGGIPIIIPETINIDPNEIIDRVDAIILSGGPDIDPYLYGEPPIPKMGSINPLRDKFEIELARKTVERGKPLLAICRGIQVLNVAFNGTLYQDINTQIPKSIRHAWHTATGTEAPPNYPTHTVKIKVGSKLHKIFNKEVLKVNSFHHQAVKDVGLGFEATAWADDGVIEAIEYKGDKFIIGVQWHPEHMWDSEMIKIFQKLVEAAKNN; from the coding sequence ATGAAGCCAATGGTGGGTATAACAGCATCACATGATTGGAGTAGAGGAACATACATGATGGGGGAAGCATACGTTAAATCTGTGGAACTTGCAGGGGGAATACCAATAATAATACCTGAAACCATAAACATAGACCCAAATGAAATCATAGATAGGGTGGATGCAATAATACTCAGTGGAGGACCAGACATAGACCCATACCTATATGGTGAACCTCCAATACCAAAAATGGGTTCAATAAACCCACTCAGAGATAAATTTGAAATAGAATTAGCTAGAAAGACTGTGGAGAGGGGGAAACCTCTACTGGCAATATGTAGAGGGATACAAGTCTTAAACGTAGCCTTCAATGGAACACTATACCAAGACATAAACACACAAATACCAAAATCAATTAGACATGCATGGCACACTGCAACTGGAACAGAAGCCCCACCAAACTACCCAACACACACAGTAAAAATTAAAGTAGGATCAAAACTACACAAAATATTCAACAAAGAAGTTTTAAAGGTAAATAGCTTCCACCACCAAGCAGTGAAAGATGTTGGACTTGGATTTGAAGCCACAGCATGGGCTGACGACGGAGTAATAGAGGCAATAGAGTATAAGGGGGATAAATTCATAATTGGAGTACAATGGCACCCAGAACATATGTGGGATAGCGAAATGATCAAAATATTCCAGAAACTTGTGGAAGCAGCTAAAAACAATTAA
- a CDS encoding threonine--tRNA ligase: MSVRRYLILTPDGRELDPLKVPLDGFNDDFKVLVRKEALKEEVGRGTSRIHNYFRRFGFEWEGNSDFGHMRFGPYAALIFDVVADVSRKVVRDLGIPVVEVKGTAFFDLNVPAVSEHAKLYGDRLYMVDSDKGRMVLRYAACHQQFSMIKDWQLSYKVLPFGAFEIADSYRFEQSGEVELCFRLRRFFMPDLHIFTRDIVEAKDWFMKVHRKIMEEASKIGRTYELLVNVVNPNEYSSNRELILGLARDVGKPVLVCIYPATGLNYYWTVNVEYMIVDFSNRPREIATVQIDVGNAERFGIKYMGEDGLEHYPIILHTAIIGGIERYIYMLFDTAIRMKKPTLPLWVSPVQVRVIPVDQRNLNYAFKVCEYLESQGFRVDVDDTNRSMSRKIVDAEKEWIPYIVVVGDREEAEGKVNVRRRVQGDQREYSLEEFTSELNNACSGYPKKPRYFPKTVSKRPGFIVY, from the coding sequence TTGAGTGTTCGTAGATACCTTATATTGACTCCTGATGGTAGGGAGTTGGATCCACTTAAAGTCCCCCTTGATGGGTTTAATGATGATTTTAAGGTTTTGGTTAGGAAGGAGGCTTTGAAGGAGGAGGTTGGTAGGGGTACTTCTAGGATCCACAATTATTTTAGGAGGTTTGGTTTTGAGTGGGAGGGGAATTCCGATTTTGGTCATATGAGGTTTGGCCCTTATGCTGCATTGATATTTGATGTTGTGGCTGATGTTTCCCGTAAAGTTGTAAGGGATTTGGGTATACCGGTAGTGGAGGTTAAGGGGACTGCATTCTTCGATTTAAATGTACCTGCAGTTTCTGAGCATGCAAAGCTTTATGGTGATAGGCTTTACATGGTTGATAGTGATAAGGGTAGGATGGTTTTGAGGTATGCTGCTTGTCATCAACAGTTCTCCATGATAAAGGATTGGCAGTTATCCTATAAGGTTCTCCCATTTGGAGCATTTGAGATTGCTGATTCATATAGGTTTGAGCAGAGTGGTGAAGTTGAGTTATGTTTTAGGCTTAGGAGATTCTTCATGCCAGACTTACACATATTCACTAGGGATATTGTGGAGGCTAAGGATTGGTTTATGAAGGTTCATAGGAAGATTATGGAGGAAGCTTCCAAGATTGGTAGAACCTATGAGCTTTTGGTTAATGTTGTAAATCCCAATGAGTATTCTTCCAATAGGGAGTTGATATTGGGTTTAGCTAGGGATGTGGGTAAACCAGTTTTGGTATGCATATATCCCGCCACTGGGTTAAACTATTATTGGACTGTTAATGTGGAGTATATGATTGTAGACTTCTCCAATAGACCTAGGGAGATAGCCACAGTCCAAATTGATGTGGGTAATGCTGAGAGGTTTGGGATAAAGTATATGGGTGAAGATGGCTTGGAGCATTATCCCATAATCCTCCATACAGCCATAATTGGTGGAATTGAACGATACATATACATGCTCTTCGACACAGCCATTAGAATGAAGAAGCCCACACTACCATTATGGGTTTCCCCAGTACAGGTTAGAGTTATCCCTGTGGATCAAAGGAACCTCAATTACGCTTTCAAGGTTTGTGAATATTTGGAGTCTCAGGGGTTCAGGGTTGATGTTGACGATACCAATAGGTCTATGTCTAGGAAGATTGTGGATGCTGAGAAGGAGTGGATTCCATATATAGTTGTTGTTGGTGATAGGGAGGAAGCTGAGGGGAAGGTGAATGTTAGACGTAGGGTGCAGGGTGATCAGAGGGAATATTCATTGGAAGAGTTTACTTCAGAACTCAATAACGCTTGTAGTGGTTATCCAAAGAAGCCTAGATACTTCCCAAAAACAGTTTCCAAGAGACCTGGATTCATAGTATACTAA
- a CDS encoding ABC transporter permease, whose amino-acid sequence MSGFARNLLAMIELEMRRIKHDRTELYSRAVQPILWIVVYGPIMGSVRAIPTGGIPYTDYITPGVLIQSTTFISIFYGLTIVWERESGILKKLLVAPASRYSIVMGRALASGIRAIFQALIIIPVALLIGVRFIPNILNFTMAFAVIFIASGGFAAISILIASFMKTRERFMGIGQAITMPLFFASNALYPVSMMPQIMQWIAHFNPMSYVVDAVRSLMITGNLANLPIDLAAIAIFDTVMFIIASINFSRIIE is encoded by the coding sequence ATGAGCGGCTTTGCAAGAAATTTGCTTGCAATGATTGAACTTGAAATGAGGAGGATAAAGCATGATAGGACAGAGCTTTACTCCAGAGCTGTTCAACCAATCCTCTGGATAGTTGTATACGGCCCAATAATGGGGAGTGTTAGAGCAATACCAACAGGAGGGATACCATACACTGATTACATAACCCCAGGCGTATTAATTCAGTCAACAACATTCATATCAATATTCTACGGTTTAACAATAGTGTGGGAGAGGGAATCTGGAATACTGAAGAAGCTCCTCGTAGCCCCAGCCTCAAGATACTCCATAGTCATGGGGAGAGCACTTGCATCAGGTATTAGGGCAATATTCCAAGCTCTAATAATAATCCCAGTAGCTTTACTTATAGGTGTGAGATTCATACCTAACATACTAAATTTCACAATGGCTTTCGCAGTAATATTCATAGCTTCAGGAGGATTCGCAGCAATATCAATTCTCATAGCATCATTCATGAAGACTAGGGAACGGTTTATGGGCATAGGGCAAGCAATAACAATGCCACTATTCTTCGCAAGCAACGCCCTATATCCAGTCTCAATGATGCCGCAAATCATGCAATGGATTGCACACTTCAATCCAATGAGCTACGTGGTAGACGCTGTAAGATCACTAATGATCACTGGGAATCTAGCAAACTTACCAATAGATCTAGCAGCAATAGCAATATTCGACACAGTAATGTTCATCATAGCCTCAATAAACTTCAGCAGAATAATAGAGTAA
- the sfsA gene encoding DNA/RNA nuclease SfsA, with protein MSFKLNYDGVKRGLFLKRLNRFRCIVEVDGRVYSAHIHDPGRLNELLKFGSEVLVRPHYSSARKTELYLFAVKSDGSWVLVDSALHNKIFQWLLNSELIPNLYGYSISRAEYEYSGSRFDFLLESRFGGKAILEVKGCTLVLNGFALFPDAPTVRGRRHVKCLIKALNDGYESIIFFLVTHPEAEIFKPNWDVDEEFSKALLEAYGLGVKVYACKVVLNVDSMEISWGGMLPIQLT; from the coding sequence GTGAGCTTTAAGCTTAACTATGATGGTGTTAAGAGAGGATTGTTTCTCAAAAGGTTGAATAGGTTTAGATGTATAGTTGAAGTTGATGGTAGAGTTTACTCTGCACATATACATGATCCTGGGAGGCTGAATGAATTACTGAAGTTTGGTTCTGAAGTTCTCGTTAGACCACATTACTCCAGTGCTAGGAAAACTGAATTATACTTATTCGCAGTTAAGTCTGATGGAAGTTGGGTTCTCGTTGATTCAGCCCTACATAATAAGATATTTCAATGGCTTTTAAATTCAGAACTCATACCAAATTTGTATGGTTACAGCATATCTAGGGCTGAATATGAGTATTCTGGTAGTAGATTTGATTTCCTATTGGAATCTAGGTTTGGTGGTAAAGCCATATTGGAAGTTAAAGGTTGCACTCTAGTGCTAAATGGCTTTGCACTATTCCCAGATGCACCCACAGTTAGGGGTAGGAGGCATGTTAAATGCTTGATCAAGGCTTTAAATGATGGTTATGAGTCGATAATCTTCTTCCTAGTTACACATCCTGAAGCTGAGATCTTTAAGCCCAATTGGGATGTAGATGAGGAATTCTCAAAAGCTTTATTGGAGGCTTATGGTCTTGGCGTTAAAGTTTATGCTTGTAAAGTTGTTTTGAATGTGGATTCCATGGAAATTTCATGGGGTGGCATGCTACCCATCCAACTCACCTAA
- a CDS encoding helix-turn-helix domain-containing protein, which yields MKKRAVRVVRDPDMIKILADPVRREILRLTSTKPHTETQLAMKLNLSKPSVGHHLQVLLKAGLIKIVEAKVGRYGILEKYYESTATLFLEDPDNIPPDLQRYFVHRYIERLRGMLSAFYVAGYIGEDFEISPEDLEELAKDLAKHIVKVGEKYENIEVDVGRENLFIKVCGEALKLMMATDKWRNLLKQIKVPIKEDSQTSHLLTEK from the coding sequence ATGAAGAAAAGAGCTGTTAGGGTAGTTCGCGATCCAGACATGATTAAAATTTTAGCAGACCCCGTCCGTAGGGAGATTCTTAGGCTTACCTCCACTAAACCTCATACTGAAACTCAGCTTGCTATGAAACTTAATTTATCTAAACCTTCTGTTGGTCATCATCTTCAAGTTTTGCTTAAAGCTGGGTTGATAAAAATCGTTGAGGCGAAGGTTGGTCGGTATGGGATATTGGAGAAGTATTATGAGTCAACAGCCACCCTCTTCCTCGAGGACCCTGACAATATACCACCAGACTTGCAGAGGTATTTCGTTCACAGATATATTGAGCGTTTGAGGGGGATGCTGAGCGCATTCTATGTAGCGGGGTATATTGGGGAGGACTTTGAAATATCCCCAGAAGATCTTGAGGAGTTAGCTAAAGACCTTGCAAAGCATATAGTGAAGGTTGGAGAGAAGTATGAGAATATTGAGGTTGATGTTGGAAGAGAGAATCTATTCATAAAGGTTTGTGGTGAAGCATTGAAATTGATGATGGCTACAGATAAGTGGAGAAACCTCCTCAAGCAAATTAAAGTACCCATAAAGGAAGATTCTCAAACGAGCCATCTTTTAACCGAGAAATAA